The Rhizoctonia solani chromosome 4, complete sequence genome contains a region encoding:
- a CDS encoding Conidiation protein 6, translated as MFGTRSRSRTTRHTTHHSTRTRSTHQRRGLFNHKKNPNRRAAGYKAALSNPNTTHEGRKHAKRELKRMGRGNETHVSLGTRIKRALGIRSTPRRHQY; from the exons ATGTTCGGCACTCGCTCCCGTTCTCGCACAACGCGCCACACGACCCACCACTCGACTAGGACGCGCTCGACACACCAGCGCCGCGGGCTATTCAATCATAAGAAGAACCCGAACCGCCGTGCAGCAGGGTACAAA GCTGCACTATCGAACCCAAACACGACGCACGAAGGACGTAAACACGCCAAGCGCGAACTTAAGCGAATG GGTCGCGGAAACGAGACACATGTGTCCCTGGGAACCCGCATCAAACGCGCTCTTGGAATTCGGTCGACCCCTCGTCGGCACCAATACTAA
- a CDS encoding ATP synthase subunit D, which yields MASKSLAAAIDWTRIYGSLGLGKETVASLQAFRKRHSEAQRVHSLYATQPTTVNIAHYRSVLKNQAVVDEAERILREFKPVSYDVNEHVKAIEAFEAKAVAKAEETSVKIDEELGNLQKTLANIEEARPFEDLTVEDVAQARPEIVKTVETMMKKGKFSVPGYKEKFGDLSMVLSTHPHRRTVSSGVSGFTISAYTSPSPPPTSASPLVTRTPILMAGNDLAPPSAPFAKRQSVASNGSASPSASQKNFRDSASLSINYVPAKFSRPHSPGIHNRKGAKGAEPKRGGGLDAFGQGHNRMADRDDEDYEGVQFGSGPGWSSNKKPRLRWNRFKWILFILNILLTIYTLTGLIFCLLTWFNVWTHADIVRVGNTTELILSTVAASFGLLTSVIGWSGILLNNRAFLAVYTLFLWITFGLLVAPGYVTYKKKTFNLEGKINAQWSTGIGLTGRLRIQNQLHCCGYFSPYVEATISQTCYSRSPLPGCKGEYLRFERKVLTSWYTVAFALVPLQLACMVGSLLCANHVTYRFGKGMMPKAYRLDLNSMAVIMDNYAQQLAEQYGDDVASEIMAVLARIFRLTRKATGQEDMVRSLTQAATTTSADKRPVSILSHLYKFTTAPRPSSAIDKLLNMTCVHRSSSPD from the exons ATGGCCTCGAAGAGTCTTGCTGCTGCCATC GACTGGACTCGCATCTATGGGTCTCTTGGACTTGGAAAGG AAACTGTCGCGTCCCTCCAAGCGTTCAGGAAACGTCACTCTGAAGCCCAACGGGTGCACAGTCTTTACGCAACGCAGCCCACCACTGTGAATATCGCGCATTACCGTTCGGTGCTCAAGAACCAAGCGGTTGTGGACGAGGCCGAGCGGATCTTGCGCGAGTTCAAGCCGGTGAGCTATGATGTGAACGAGCACGTCAAGGCTATCGAGGCGTTCGAGGCCAAGGCG GTCGCTAAAGCTGAAGAAACGTCGGTCAAGATTGACGAAGAGTTGGGCAATCTCCAAAAGACGTTGGCGAATATTGAAGAGGCCAGGCCCTTTGAGGACCTCACG GTGGAGGATGTCGCACAGGCACGGCCCGAGATCGTCAAGACGGTCGAGACGATGATGAAAAAGGGGAAGTTCTCTGTCCCGG GGTACAAGGAGAAGTTTGGAGACCTATCGATGGT ACTCTCGACCCACCCTCACCGGCGCACCGTATCCTCTGGGGTATCTGGCTTTACCATCTCTGCATACACCTCTCCCTCGCCGCCGCCCACATCTGCCTCGCCCCTCGTTACACGTACACCGATCCTCATGGCTGGGAACGATCTTGCACCGCCCAGTGCACCGTTTGCTAAGCGCCAATCGGTAGCGTCGAATGGGTCAGCATCGCCGTCTGCGTCCCAAAAGAACTTCCGAGACTCGGCCTCGTTGTCTATCAACTATGTTCCCGCCAAGTTCTCGCGCCCCCACAGCCCTGGCATTCACAACCGCAAGGGCGCAAAAGGCGCCGAGCCCAAGCGCGGTGGAGGACTCGATGCGTTCGGCCAGGGACACAACCGCATGGCCGACCGTGACGACGAGGACTACGAGGGCGTCCAGTTTGGCAGCGGCCCAGGCTGGTCCAGCAACAAGAAGCCCCGATTGCGCTGGAACCGCTTCAAGTGGATTCTCTTTATTCTCAACATCCTC CTCACCATCTACACCCTCACCGGCCTCATTTTCTGTCTCTTGACATGGTTCAACGTCTGGACACATGCTGACATTGTTCGCGTCGGCAACACAACCGAGCTAATCC TCTCTACCGTCGCCGCCTCTTTCGGCCTTCTCACTTCTGTCATTGGCTGGTCCGGCATTTTGCTCAACAACCGAGCCTTCCTTGCCGTCTACACCCTCTTCCTCTGGATCACCTTTGGCTTGCTCGTTGCCCCCGGTTACGTAACATACAAGAAGAAGACATTCAACCTCGAGGGAAAGATCAACGCCCAATGGTCCACTGGCATCGGTCTCACTGGCCGTCTGCGCATTCAAAATCAGCTTCACTGCTGTGGCTACTTTAGCCCCTATGTTGAAGCTACCATCTCCCAGACCTGCTATTCGCGCTCTCCTCTTCCCGGCTGCAAGGGCGAATACCTCCGCTTTGAGCGCAAGGTCCTCACTTCCTGGTACACCGTTGCCTTTGCCCTCGTTCCTCTCCAGCTAGCATGCATGGTCGGTTCCTTGCTCTGCGCCAACCACGTTACCTACCGCTTCGGTAAGGGCATGATGCCCAAGGCCTACCGTCTCGATCTCAACTCCATGGCCGTCATTATGGACAACTATGCTCA ACAACTCGCCGAACAATATGGCGATGACGTCGCCTCCGAGATTATGGCCGTTCTCGCTCGAATCTTCAGGTTGACTCGCAAGGCTACGGGTCA GGAGGATATGGTTCGGTCCCTCACGCAGGCAGCGACGACAACCTCCGCCGATAAACGTCCGGTGTCAATCTTGTCACATCTCTACAAATTCACGACTGCGCCTCGGCCTAGCTCGGCTATAGACAAACTCTTAAACATGACTTGTGTGCACCGATCTTCTTCCCCAGACTGA